A stretch of Aureispira sp. CCB-E DNA encodes these proteins:
- a CDS encoding SDR family NAD(P)-dependent oxidoreductase, protein MQKHTVYIFFSEANEIEANQIAKDLKHTNINCIVAAPTAEKVTQLVEKEDATGLLLVSDNYLKSIQETTHLDRLLDEDLENRIIPVITHGRRLKVGTSQMEVYPTKIQTLNNVMYYRDFWYEEWIALRKKSKSAPIEEQEALNEQKEIAKKMSVGSISNFIRKINSTEPADWDELCADDYKMLFDKVGIERVFVEGEEEEEVSEIPTIEIPVEEVVVEENAETEVLDLKGDEESIAVEVSASEIPSNENEEELPTTSENEEETKEEIEEEVFSEEPIEAMPLPEVTLNEATEEQPEAELIEEEIEEILSEPEATVKEEVLAELVEEVNEELEEKPEETTAIVDESEEDKVELPFTMEGLKDLDSVDAQAILEQYNIDEVEDVDILFHIAESNAEEGDFEDARRTYERILKLDPYNGRALIWLARLLARHYDGETMEAAHLYRKAIMVNDDNAALYYEYALLQKEYFKSYNKASDSFREALLIDSMFEDAYLGLAQCQREMGMIDQAKANYLQACVLDAAKFQTAENDNYFGVLRILEDEVEEAVQELEEEEEVIEEERSPNADTVVMVTGASSGIGQAIAGQFIMAGYKVIITGRRKERLDEFQQLMEEHLEETHIHSLNFDVCDLDAVKNALDSLPEEWSNIDILINNAGLAKGLASIHEGNVEHWETMINTNIKGLLYMTRMVTPNMVARKKGHVINLGSVAGTQVYPGGGVYCATKAAVDSLTQSMRLDLYQHNIKVTCVSPGHVEATEFAEVRYEDKEKAKIYEDFKPLSARDVAETIYYVATRPDHVNIQDILMFGTQQASARDVNRSGRGEDK, encoded by the coding sequence ATGCAAAAGCACACTGTTTATATCTTTTTTTCTGAGGCTAATGAAATAGAGGCCAATCAAATTGCTAAAGATTTAAAGCACACGAATATTAATTGTATCGTTGCGGCACCAACTGCTGAGAAGGTAACGCAATTGGTAGAAAAAGAAGACGCAACAGGACTTCTTTTAGTGAGCGATAATTACCTCAAATCTATTCAAGAAACAACGCACTTAGATCGTTTGTTAGATGAAGATCTAGAAAATCGAATAATTCCAGTTATTACGCATGGTCGCCGTCTAAAAGTGGGGACGTCTCAGATGGAAGTGTATCCTACCAAAATTCAGACACTAAATAATGTCATGTATTACAGAGATTTTTGGTATGAAGAATGGATTGCTTTGCGCAAAAAATCTAAAAGTGCTCCTATAGAAGAGCAGGAAGCTTTGAATGAGCAAAAAGAGATTGCTAAAAAAATGTCAGTGGGTAGTATTTCGAATTTTATTCGAAAAATTAATAGTACCGAACCTGCCGATTGGGATGAGTTGTGTGCCGATGATTACAAAATGCTTTTTGATAAAGTTGGTATTGAAAGAGTTTTTGTTGAGGGAGAAGAGGAGGAAGAAGTCTCAGAAATTCCTACTATTGAGATACCTGTTGAGGAAGTGGTTGTGGAGGAAAATGCGGAAACAGAAGTATTGGACTTAAAAGGCGATGAAGAAAGCATAGCGGTAGAGGTATCTGCATCTGAAATACCTTCTAACGAAAACGAAGAAGAACTTCCTACAACTTCAGAAAACGAAGAAGAAACAAAGGAAGAAATAGAAGAAGAGGTGTTTTCAGAAGAGCCAATCGAAGCAATGCCATTGCCAGAAGTTACCTTAAATGAAGCAACAGAAGAACAACCAGAAGCAGAATTAATAGAGGAGGAAATAGAGGAAATCTTGTCTGAACCTGAGGCGACGGTCAAAGAAGAAGTGCTAGCAGAGTTAGTAGAGGAGGTCAATGAAGAACTAGAAGAGAAACCAGAAGAAACTACTGCTATTGTTGATGAATCTGAAGAGGATAAAGTAGAGCTCCCATTTACAATGGAAGGGTTGAAAGATCTAGATAGTGTAGATGCACAGGCTATATTGGAACAGTATAATATAGATGAGGTAGAGGATGTAGATATCCTATTTCATATAGCAGAAAGTAATGCGGAAGAAGGAGATTTTGAGGATGCTCGAAGAACATACGAACGTATTCTTAAACTGGATCCTTATAATGGTCGAGCATTAATCTGGTTGGCTCGTTTGTTGGCTAGACATTACGACGGAGAGACAATGGAGGCAGCACATTTGTACCGCAAGGCAATTATGGTCAATGATGATAACGCTGCTTTGTACTATGAATATGCTTTGTTGCAAAAAGAATACTTTAAGTCTTATAACAAAGCAAGCGACTCTTTTAGAGAAGCTTTGTTAATTGATTCGATGTTTGAAGATGCTTACCTAGGTTTGGCGCAATGTCAAAGAGAGATGGGAATGATTGACCAAGCAAAAGCTAACTATTTGCAGGCTTGTGTATTGGATGCTGCTAAATTTCAAACCGCAGAAAATGACAATTATTTTGGAGTGCTTCGCATATTGGAGGATGAAGTAGAGGAAGCTGTTCAGGAACTAGAGGAGGAAGAGGAAGTAATTGAAGAGGAAAGAAGTCCTAATGCAGATACTGTGGTGATGGTAACAGGAGCGAGTTCGGGAATTGGACAGGCTATTGCTGGTCAATTTATTATGGCTGGCTACAAAGTGATTATTACTGGTCGCCGAAAAGAACGTTTGGATGAGTTTCAGCAATTGATGGAGGAGCATTTAGAAGAAACACATATTCATAGTTTGAATTTTGATGTTTGTGACTTGGATGCAGTCAAAAATGCTTTGGATAGCTTGCCCGAAGAATGGTCTAATATTGATATATTGATTAACAATGCAGGATTGGCAAAAGGGTTAGCTTCTATTCATGAAGGCAACGTGGAGCACTGGGAAACAATGATTAATACAAACATAAAAGGGTTGTTGTACATGACACGCATGGTAACTCCCAATATGGTAGCACGTAAGAAGGGGCATGTTATTAATCTAGGTTCTGTGGCTGGAACGCAGGTTTACCCTGGTGGTGGTGTGTATTGTGCGACTAAAGCTGCTGTTGATTCTTTGACACAATCTATGCGTTTGGATTTGTATCAACACAATATTAAGGTAACTTGTGTAAGCCCTGGACATGTAGAAGCAACAGAGTTTGCAGAGGTACGTTATGAGGATAAGGAAAAAGCAAAAATTTATGAGGACTTTAAACCTCTTTCTGCACGTGATGTTGCCGAGACAATTTACTATGTTGCCACGAGACCCGATCATGTGAATATTCAGGATATCCTAATGTTCGGAACACAGCAGGCTTCTGCTAGAGATGTGAATCGAAGTGGACGAGGGGAGGATAAATAA